The stretch of DNA GAGAAGTCGGGCGCCTGGTACGCGTACAATGGCCAGAAGATCGGCCAGGGACGGGAGAACACCAAGCTCTTCCTGCGCGACAACCCGGCCCTGATGACGGAGATCGAGGGCAAGGTCAAGGAGGCGCTGGGGATGAAGCCCGGCGCCGTGGTCGAGGAAGAGGTCTCGAGCGAGGAGTAGATGCCGTTCATCACGGCGTTGGAGCCGGAGCCCGCGGGCAGCGGCATACGCGCCGCGGTGGACGGCGCGCCATTCGGGACGGTGTCTGCCGCCGACGTCCGCGAGCTGCGCCTCGCGGTGGGGGAGGCGCTCGACGACGGGCGCCTCTCGGCGTTGTCGGGACGGGCGGACGTTTTTTCGGCGCGCACCGTCGCGTTGAGGGTCCTGGCGGCGCGCGCTCTGCCCTCCCGCGAGGTGGCGCGCCGGCTGACGCGCAAGGGGCACCGGCGCGAGGCGGCCGAGGCGGCCGTGGGCGCGCTGGTGGAATCGGGACTCATCGACGACCTCGCGTTCGCGCGGCACTACGCCGAGACGCGCGCCCGGCGGGGCAAGCTCGGTCCCAGCCGCCTGGTCAGGGACCTGCGACGGCTGGGGCTGGCGGAGCGTGACGCGGAGGCGGCAGTGCGCGAGGCGCTGGCGGATGAGGGCCTCGATCCCCGGGTGCTCCTGCGCGAAGCGGCCGCGAAGAAGGCGCGCACGCTCAAAGGGCTCGACCCCGCCACGGGGCGGCGCCGGCTCAAGGCCTATTTGATGCGCCGCGGATTCAGCGCGGGGGACGTGAGCGAGGTGGTGAAGGAGGCGTTGGCGGGCTAGATTTTCCAGGTTCTATGCTCGCCGACGCGATCCGCCGCCGCTTCCTCGACTTCTTCGTCGCCCGCGATCACCGCGAGGTGCCGTCGTCCACCCTCGCGCCCGCCGACGACCCCACCCTGCTGTTCACCAACGCCGGAATGGTGCAGTTCAAGCGCACCTTCCTGGGCGTGGAGCACCGGGACTACCGGCGCGCCACCACCGCCCAGAAGTGCGTCCGCGCCGGCGGCAAGCACAACGACCTCGAGCAGGTCGGCCACACCGACCGGCACCACACCTTCTTCGAGATGCTGGGCAACTTCTCCTTCGGCGACTACTTCAAGCGGGACGCCATAACGTTCGCGTGGGAGTTCGTGACGGGGAGGGACTGGCTCGCGATCGACCCCTCCCGCATCCGGATCAGCGTCCATCATCAGGACGACGAGGCGCGAAGGCTCTGGCGCGAGATCGCCGGCATGGCGGACCAGCGGATCTACGGCCTGAGCGACCAGGACAACTTCTGGCAGATGGCTGACACGGGGCCGTGCGGGCCGTGCAGCGAGATCTATGTGGACCTGGGGGAGCGGGGAGCGGGGAGCGGTTCCATCGGTGCGTCCGTCCGGTCGGCGGAGCGGGAGGCCCCGGCGACGACGGCGCGCGCGTCCGATCACGTCCACTCCCTGGACGAGTTCGTAGAGGCCGCGGAGGCCGGGCGCTTCCTGGAGATCTGGAACCTCGTCTTCATGCAGTACGACCGGCAGCCCGGCGGAGCGCTGGTGCCGCTACCCGCGCCCTCGGTGGACACCGGCGCGGGGTTGGAGCGGATCGCCGCGGTCATGCAGGGCGAGCAGTCGAACTTCCACACCGATCTCTTCGCGCCGCTCATCGCGCGGGCCGAAGCGGTCATCCGGCAGCCCTACGATCGCGGGGAGGCCGGTGCGCCGTTCCGCGTCCTGGCCGATCACGCGCGCGCGGTCGCCTTCCTCCTCGCCGACGGCGTGTACCCGTCCAACGAGGGGCGAGGCTACGTGCTGCGGCGCATCCTGCGCCGGGCGGTGCGGCACGCGTACCTCATGGGCCGCCGCGAGCCAACGCTGGTGCACCTCGTGGACCAAGTCGTGAAGACGATGGGAGGCCACTATCCCGAGCTGGTGAAGAGCGCCAAGCTCCTTGCCGAGCTGACCGCGTCCGAGGAGGAGCGTTTCCTCGAGACGATCGAGGGCGGGCTCCGGCGCATGGAGCAGCTCACGGAAGTGAGCGGGGAAGAGGCGTTCAAGCTGTACGACACCTACGGATTCCCGATCGACCTCACGCATATCGTCGCGGCCGAACGCGGGATCACGGTGGACGTGGCGGGATTCGAGCGGCTGCTGGATGAGCAGCGGGAGCGGTCGAGAAAAGCGGCGGGCACCGGCGCACCGGCGCACCGGCGCGCCGAGGGAGCCCCGGCGGTCCAGGTGCACCAGAGCGGCTGGATCAGGGTGAAGCCGAGGCTCCGGCAGCGTTGGGTGGGCTACGAGACCACCCGCGCCGAGACCGACATCCTCGCCTTCCAGCGCACCGAGAGCGGGGTGGGGCTCGTGCTCCACCAGAACCCGTTCTTTGCCGAGAGCGGCGGCCAGGTCAGCGACCGCGGCAAAGTCGTGGGGCAGGGCTGGGAGCTGGCCGTGGATGAGGTCCGGAAGATCGAAGGGCGCACCGCGGTCTTCGGCGCGTACGACGGCCCGTTCGAGCCGACGCCGGCGCTAGCCGTGGTGGACCAGCGGATGCGGCGCGACATCGAGCGGAACCATTCTGCGACGCACCTGTTGCACGCGGCGCTGCGCAAGGTCCTCGGCACCCACGTCGGGCAGGCGGGCTCGGTCGTGTCGCCGGAGCGGCTGCGCTTCGACTTCACGCACCACCATCCCATCCCGGCCGAGACGCTGAAGGCGATCGAGGACGAAGTGAACGAGCACGTCTGGGAGAACCTCGAGGTGCTCACGGACGAGATGAAGTACGCGGACGCGCTCAAGCTCGGCGCGATGGCGTTCTTCAGCGAGAAGTACGGGGACGTGGTGCGCGTCGTGACCGTGCCCGAGGTGTCCCGCGAGTTGTGCGGAGGGACGCACGTGCGGACTACCGGGCAGATCGGCCTGACGCGGGTGGTGAGTGAGAGCGGGGTCGGCGCGGGAATCCGGCGGATCGAGGCGCTAACCGGGCCCGGCGCGTTCGCGTGGCTCGACCGGCGCCAGCGGCTGCTGGAGAGCGCGGCTGAGAGGGCCGGGAGCGCGCCGGAGCACCTAGCGCGCCGGGTGGAGTCGCTGGTGGAGGAGCGGCGCAAGCTGGAGAAGCGGGTCGAGGAGCTGATCCGCGGCGGCGGCGCGCCGGGCGCCGCGCAGACGACCGACGTGAACGGCACGGCGGTGAGCGTCACGCGGGCCCCATCGGGCGACCGCAACGAGATCGGCGCGATGGTGGATGCATTCCGCTCGAAGACCAAGAGCGGCGTCCTCGTCATCGTGGCGACCGGCGACCGGCCGGGCATCCACGCGGGCGTGACCGACGACCTCATCGCGCGCGGGGTCACGGCGCCCGACCTCGTGAACCGGATCGCGGCACTGTCGGGGGGCAAGGGCGGTGGCCGGCCCCACTTCGCCTCCGCCGGCGCCGGCGACCCGGGCCGCCTGGACGAGGCGGAGCGACGCGCGTCCGAGATCGTCCGGGAAGTTCTGAGCTCGCACTCGTGACGAAGACGAAAGTGCGGGAGTGGCTGTTCTCGCGGAAAGCGGCGCCGCCACCAGTGCTCGCGGAGCGCCTCGAGCAGGTGCTTGCGGCGTACCCGGAAGAGAGCCTTGCCGTGGGCGGCTCGATCACATCCGCTATGGGAGCGCTCGGGCTCGCCACGCTTGGCTCGCTGGCCGGCCGTGACCCGCGCTCGGTAGAGGTGGGCCTCGACCT from Gemmatimonadales bacterium encodes:
- a CDS encoding regulatory protein RecX; the protein is MPFITALEPEPAGSGIRAAVDGAPFGTVSAADVRELRLAVGEALDDGRLSALSGRADVFSARTVALRVLAARALPSREVARRLTRKGHRREAAEAAVGALVESGLIDDLAFARHYAETRARRGKLGPSRLVRDLRRLGLAERDAEAAVREALADEGLDPRVLLREAAAKKARTLKGLDPATGRRRLKAYLMRRGFSAGDVSEVVKEALAG
- the alaS gene encoding alanine--tRNA ligase, yielding MLADAIRRRFLDFFVARDHREVPSSTLAPADDPTLLFTNAGMVQFKRTFLGVEHRDYRRATTAQKCVRAGGKHNDLEQVGHTDRHHTFFEMLGNFSFGDYFKRDAITFAWEFVTGRDWLAIDPSRIRISVHHQDDEARRLWREIAGMADQRIYGLSDQDNFWQMADTGPCGPCSEIYVDLGERGAGSGSIGASVRSAEREAPATTARASDHVHSLDEFVEAAEAGRFLEIWNLVFMQYDRQPGGALVPLPAPSVDTGAGLERIAAVMQGEQSNFHTDLFAPLIARAEAVIRQPYDRGEAGAPFRVLADHARAVAFLLADGVYPSNEGRGYVLRRILRRAVRHAYLMGRREPTLVHLVDQVVKTMGGHYPELVKSAKLLAELTASEEERFLETIEGGLRRMEQLTEVSGEEAFKLYDTYGFPIDLTHIVAAERGITVDVAGFERLLDEQRERSRKAAGTGAPAHRRAEGAPAVQVHQSGWIRVKPRLRQRWVGYETTRAETDILAFQRTESGVGLVLHQNPFFAESGGQVSDRGKVVGQGWELAVDEVRKIEGRTAVFGAYDGPFEPTPALAVVDQRMRRDIERNHSATHLLHAALRKVLGTHVGQAGSVVSPERLRFDFTHHHPIPAETLKAIEDEVNEHVWENLEVLTDEMKYADALKLGAMAFFSEKYGDVVRVVTVPEVSRELCGGTHVRTTGQIGLTRVVSESGVGAGIRRIEALTGPGAFAWLDRRQRLLESAAERAGSAPEHLARRVESLVEERRKLEKRVEELIRGGGAPGAAQTTDVNGTAVSVTRAPSGDRNEIGAMVDAFRSKTKSGVLVIVATGDRPGIHAGVTDDLIARGVTAPDLVNRIAALSGGKGGGRPHFASAGAGDPGRLDEAERRASEIVREVLSSHS